Within the Flavobacterium sp. CG_23.5 genome, the region CTTACAGATTGCATTTCCGTAGACCTTGTTTTATTTATTACCAAGCGTATCCAGAAATGATAAAAGGATCATTGCTCTCGGATGCGATTGTTATCTTGTCGAGTTTAAATGTTATAGCCGGAGAATTGGACGCATAAAAATTAAGATTGCAGAATACAGATTTAAGAAGGCGGATTGAAAAATCCAAAATCCAAAATCTAAAATCTAAAATTAAAGAATGGAAAGAACCTATCACAAACAAGAAATAAATATAACCGAAGCATTGATGAGTCGCATCAATGAGTTAATCAGTCATTATCCTGAAGATAAAAGAAAATCGGCTTTGTTGCCTGTTTTACATGAAGTTCAAGATGCTCACGAGAATTGGTTGAGTATCGAATTGATGGATAAAGTAGCCGAAATTATTCAAATTAAGCCAATCGAGGTATATGAAGTTGTTTCGTTTTATACGATGTACAACCAAAGACCAATTGGGAAATACATGTTCGAATTTTGCCAAACTTCCCCATGTTGTTTGAATGGAGTGGAGGATTTAATGGTTTATACCTGTGAGAAATTAGGTGTAAAAGTGGGTGAACCTACTCCCGATGGTTTATTTGAAGTGAGAGGAGTTGAATGTTTAGGCGCTTGTGGTTACGCTCCAATGATGCAATTAGGCGATTTTTATAAAGAACATTTGACGGCTGCAAAAATCGACCAGTTAATTGAAGATTGCAAAAACGATACAATACTATTACACGATAAATAATATGTCACAAAAAATATTATTAGACAAAATAAATATTCCAGGAATTAAAACCTACGAAGTATACCGTCAAAACGGTGGTTATGCTTCAGTAGAAAAAGCCCTAAAAACATTAACACCGGACGAAGTGGTCGAAGAAGTGAAAACTTCAGGATTGCGTGGTCGTGGTGGTGCAGGTTTCCCGGCAGGAATGAAATGGAGTTTTATTGATAAAAAATCAGGAAAACCAAGACATTTAGTTTGTAACGCCGATGAATCAGAACCAGGAACTTTCAAAGACCGTTATTTGATGGAATTTATTCCTCATTTATTGATTGAAGGAATGATTACTTCCAGTTATGCTTTGGGTGCAAACCTATCCTACATCTACATTCGTGGAGAGTACATGTGGGTTTATAAAATATTAGAAAGAGCCATAAATGAAGCAAAAGCTGCCGGATTTTTGGGTAAAAATATATTGGGTTCAGGTTACGATTTAGAACTTTATGTTCATTGTGGTGCCGGAGCTTACATTTGTGGTGAAGAAACAGCCTTGATTGAATCATTGGAAGGAAAAAGAGGAAATCCTCGTATCAAGCCACCATTTCCTGCGATTTCAGGACTTTGGGCAAATCCAACGGTTGTGAATAACGTAGAGACTATTGCCGCTGTGCCTTGGATTGTAAACAATTCGGGTGCGGAATATGCTAAAATTGGTATTGGTCGTTCAACAGGAACCAAATTGATTTCGGCTTCAGGGCATATCAAAAACCCTGGTGTTTACGAAATTGAATTGGGTTTGAGTGTTTATGAATTCATGAATTCTGATGAATATTTAGGTGGGATGAGTTCTGACAGACCTTTGAAAGCTTTTGTACCGGGAGGAAGTTCTGTTCCCGTTTTACCTGCGCATTTAATTTATAAAACGGCAAACGGTGAAGATCGTTTAATGTCATACGAATCGTTAAGTGACGGTGGATTTGCAACGGGTTCTATGTTGGGATCAGGTGGATTTATCGTTTATAATGATACGTCTTGTATTGTTCGTAATACTTGGAATTTCTCTCGTTTTTACCATCATGAAAGCTGTGGACAATGTTCTCCATGTCGTGAAGGTACAGGCTGGATGGAAAAAGTATTACACCGAATAGAAAACGGTCACGGTCGTGAAGAAGATATCGATTTGTTGTTGAGTATTCAAAGTAAAATTGAAGGAAATACCATTTGTCCATTAGGTGACGCGGCAGCTTGGCCAGTAGCAGCAGCAATTCGTCATTTTAGAGATGAGTTTGAATACCACATTCGTTTCCCGGAAAAAATAAAAAATAGAGATCATTTCGTTGCGGAACCTTTTGAAAAAGTAAAGCATTTGGTTTCTAAAGTAATCGTATAAAGTCAAGAATTTCAGAAAATGAAAGTAACAATAGACGGACAGTCAATAGAAGTAGAACCAGGAACAACAATCCTACAGGCAGCACGTATGATAGGTGGAGAAGTAGTTCCCCCTGCGATGTGCTATTATTCTAAACTAAAAGGAAGCGGTGGAAAATGCCGTTGTTGTTTAGTGGAAGTTGCAAAAGGAAGTGAAGCCGACCCAAGACCAATGCCAAAATTAATGGCATCTTGTGTAACGGGTTGTATGGACGGAATGGAAGTGAACAGCAAATCTTCGCCAAGGGTAACCGAAGCAAGAAAATCTGTAACAGAGTTTTTATTGATCAATCACCCATTAGATTGTCCTGTTTGTGACCAAGCTGGTGAATGTGATTTGCAAAATTTAAGCTTTGAACACGGGAAATCAGAAACTCGTTTTATAGAAGAAAAAAGAACATTTGAGCCTGAAAACATTGGTGATAACATTCAATTACACATGAATCGTTGTATCCTTTGCTATCGTTGCGTTATGGTTGCAGATCAATTGACTGACGATCGCGTGCACGGTGTAATGGATAGAGGAGATCATTCAAATATATCGACTTGTATTTCTAAGGCAATCGACAACGAGTTCTCTGGAAATATGATTGACGTATGCCCTGTAGGAGCATTGACGGATAAAACGTTTAGATTTAAATCTAGAGTTTGGTTCAGCAAGCCTTATAATGCACACAGAAATTGTCCTACTTGTTCTGGAAAAACTACAGTTTGGATGTTTGGTGATGAAATCCAGCGTGTTACCGGAAGAAAAGACGAATACCATGAAGTAGATGAATTTATTTGTAATGGATGTCGTTTTGATCACAAAGAAATTTCAGATTGGACCATTGAAGGACCGAGAGCATTCGAAAAAGATTCGGTTATCAACCAAAATAAATACAACAGAAAATTAGAGAAAGTTGAAATCGCTACCGAAGAACATATTCTTCTTGGTAGAGAGGAAGACCGTAAGAAAATTAGTATGGCCGAAATTCCATTGACCGAAGAAGATATTATAAATCAAAAAAGTTTGGGCAATAATGGATAGTACTATTATAATAGAGAAAAGCATCATTATTGTAGCAGTTTTTGCTTTGACAATGTTGATGGCAATGTATTCCACTTGGGCTGAACGAAAAGTTGCCGCTTGGCTTCAAGATCGTGTTGGTCCTAACAGAGCGGGTCCTTTTGGATTGTTTCAACCGCTTGCCGATGGTTTAAAATTATTCTCGAAAGAGGAATTTGAACCGAATACACCAAACAGATTTTTGTTTTTTGTAGGTCCGGCAATTGCAATGAGTACGGCATTAATGACTAGCGCCGTGATTCCTTGGGGAGACAGGTTACACTTGTTTGGAAGAGATATTTTATTGCAAGCTACCGACTTAAATATTGGATTGTTATACTTTTTTGGAGTTGTTTCAGTGGGTGTTTACGGAATCATGATTGGTGGTTGGGCATCAAATAATAAGTTCTCTTTGATGGGAGCGGTTCGTGCTGCTTCGCAAATGGTATCTTATGAAGTTGCCATGGGACTTTCTATGATTGCTTTGTTGATGATGACCGGAACTTTGAGTTTAAGAGAGATTTCGGCACAACAATCAGGGATGAATTGGAATGTTTTTTATCAGCCATTATCTTTTATTATATTTTTAATTTGTGCTTTTGCAGAAACGAATAGAACTCCTTTCGACTTAGCGGAATGCGAAAGTGAATTGATTGGAGGGTATCACACGGAATATTCATCGATGAAAATGGGATTCTATTTATTTGCTGAATATGCGAATATGTTTATCTCATCCACAATTTTAGCTGTTTTATTCTTTGGAGGATATAATTATCCTGGAATGAGTTGGGTAGTTGAAAATTGGGGTGTAAATATTGCTAATGTTATGGGATTTGGTGCTTTGTTTATCAAATTATGCGGGTTTATATTTTTCTACATGTGGGTTCGTTGGACCATTCCAAGATTCAGATACGATCAGTTGATGCATTTGGGTTGGAGAATATTAATTCCATTGTCAATCATTAATATCATAATTACCGGAATTGTAATTTTGCGAGCAGATATTGCTACTTATTTAGGGTTCTAGCCCCCTAACCCCCAAAGGGGGAATTAGGAATAGGAATAAAAAATAAGTGGTCGCAATTTGCGACCACCTCAAAATAAAAATAGATTTACATTTAAAAATAGAGATATTGCAAAATGCGATACCTTAAATAAGTAAACAAGATGAATAAAATTATTATTCCAAATGAAGTAATAACAAATAAAATCTATTTTATTAGAGAGCAAAAAGTGATGCTTGATAAAGATATAGCTGAACTTTATGGTGTTGAGACAAAGAGGGTTAATGAACAGATTAAAAGAAATATTTCAAGGTTTCCTGAAAATTTTATGTTTCAATTAACTGAAAATGAATTTCAAAACTTGAAGTCGCAAATTGCGACTTCAAGTTGGGGAGGAACACGAAAATTACCATATGTTTTTACAGAACACGGTGTTTTGCAATTAGCAAATGTGGTGAAAAGTGAAAGAGCAACCCAAATGAGCATTAAAATTATTGAAATATTCGTTAGTTTGCGAGAGTTTCTGAATGATAATTTGAGTACAAAATTAGAGATTGAGGAGATAAAGAAAAAGTTAATCAATCACGATAAGAATATTGAATTGGTTTTTAATTATGTGGATGAATTAATTGAAAAACAAGACAGCAAGGTGGAAAGAATAAAGATTGGTTATAAAAATTAAAATTCGAGTTCAACATAAAATTCAATAAATACCCGAATGCCTAGCCCTGATAGCAGTGGAAATCCTTATATGTTTTTTCTTTAAAAACATATAAGATTGAAACGGATAGCAGGATTAAGCTTAAAATAAAAATAAAAAATGTCAATAGAAAGTATATCCTTATCGGGAAGAAAAAAGCAAGTCTCTAACAAGGAGATGACTTTTTGGGAAAGAATGTATCTTGTTGCGATTGTCAAAGGTTTGATAATTACGATTCAGCATTTATTCACCAGAAAAGTTACGATTCAATATCCAGAACAAGTGCGGGAGATGAGTCCTGTTTATCGCGGTCAACACCAGTTGAAACGGGATGAACAAGGTCGTGAAAACTGTACCGCCTGTGGTTTATGTGCCTTGTCTTGCCCTGCAGAAGCTATTACCATGACGGCTGAAGAACGCAGAGCAGATGAAAAACATTTATATAGAGAAGAAAAATATGCTTCGATATATGAGATTAATATGTTGCGTTGTATCTTCTGTGGATTGTGTGAAGAAGCGTGTCCGAAAGATGCGATTTATTTAACTACATCGAAAGTATTGGTTCCTTCCAGTTATGAAAGAGAAGATTTTATTTTTGGAAAAGATAAATTGGTCATGCCTTTAGATATCGCAATGAAAAATGCTCAATTAAAAAACGCTAATTAATGATACACATACCTGATTTTGCAAATGCAACAACGATACAAATTATATTTTGTGTTTTAGCATTTATAACATTAATAACGGCATTTTTGACCATTTTTAGTAAAAACCCAATCCATAGCGCCATTTATTTAGTGATCTGTTTTTTCTCGATTGCGGGTCATTATCTATTGTTGAATGCGCAATTCCTGGCAATAGTTCACATTATTGTTTACTCCGGTGCGATTATGATTCTGTTTTTATTCACCATTATGTTGATGAATTTAAATGAGCAAAAAGAAGTTCACAGACCTAGGATTACAAGACTGGGTGCCATTGTTTCTTTTTGTTTGATCTGTTTAGTTTTGATCACGATTTTTATCAACTCAAAACCTATTGTTGGTGAATACACTTCAACGGGCGAAGATTACCAATCTATAAAAGTATTGGGAAAAATACTCCTAAACGAATATATGGTTCCTTTTGAATTTGCTTCTATATTACTTTTGGTTGCAATGATTGGTACTGTTTTATTGTCTAAAAAAGAAAAATTAGAAAAGTAATATGAACAATATTTTAAACCAAATTGGTATTGAAAATTATATATTCCTTAGCGTAATACTTTTTTGTATTGGCGTTTTTGGGGTGTTATACAGACGAAATGCGATTATCGTATTTATGTCAATCGAAATAATGCTGAATGCAGTGAATCTTTTGTTCGTAGCATTTTCTACTTATCATCAAGATGCGCAAGGACAAGTTTTTGTGTTTTTCTCGATGGCAGTGGCCGCTGCTGAAGTTGCTGTTGGATTAGCCATATTAGTTTCAATATTTAGAAATTTAGGCTCAATTACTATCGATAATCTAAAAAACTTAAAAGGATAAATTTCAATGGATACCAATTTAGCTTTAGTCTTATTATTTGCTCCTTTTTTAGGATTTTTACTAAATGTTTTCTTCGGAAAGACTTTAGGAAAATCGCTGTCTGGCATTATTGGAACCCTTTCTGTTGCGGTTTCTTTTGTTGTAACACTTTATTTTTTCTTTCAAATAAACCAAACCAAACAAGCCATCAGTATTGATTTGTTTGATTGGATTCAAATCAGCAATTTCAAAGTAAGTTTCGGTTTTCTTTTAGATCAATTATCGATTTTATGGTTGCTATTTGTAACTGGGATTGGATCTTTGATTCACTTATATTCGATCAGCTATATGCATGATGATAAGAAAGTGCATTCCTTTTTTGCTTATCTTAATCTGTTTGTGTTTTTCATGATCACTTTGGTAATTGGAAGTAACTTACTAGTAATGTTCATTGGTTGGGAAGGCGTTGGTCTTTGTT harbors:
- the nuoH gene encoding NADH-quinone oxidoreductase subunit NuoH; its protein translation is MDSTIIIEKSIIIVAVFALTMLMAMYSTWAERKVAAWLQDRVGPNRAGPFGLFQPLADGLKLFSKEEFEPNTPNRFLFFVGPAIAMSTALMTSAVIPWGDRLHLFGRDILLQATDLNIGLLYFFGVVSVGVYGIMIGGWASNNKFSLMGAVRAASQMVSYEVAMGLSMIALLMMTGTLSLREISAQQSGMNWNVFYQPLSFIIFLICAFAETNRTPFDLAECESELIGGYHTEYSSMKMGFYLFAEYANMFISSTILAVLFFGGYNYPGMSWVVENWGVNIANVMGFGALFIKLCGFIFFYMWVRWTIPRFRYDQLMHLGWRILIPLSIINIIITGIVILRADIATYLGF
- a CDS encoding 2Fe-2S iron-sulfur cluster-binding protein, which translates into the protein MKVTIDGQSIEVEPGTTILQAARMIGGEVVPPAMCYYSKLKGSGGKCRCCLVEVAKGSEADPRPMPKLMASCVTGCMDGMEVNSKSSPRVTEARKSVTEFLLINHPLDCPVCDQAGECDLQNLSFEHGKSETRFIEEKRTFEPENIGDNIQLHMNRCILCYRCVMVADQLTDDRVHGVMDRGDHSNISTCISKAIDNEFSGNMIDVCPVGALTDKTFRFKSRVWFSKPYNAHRNCPTCSGKTTVWMFGDEIQRVTGRKDEYHEVDEFICNGCRFDHKEISDWTIEGPRAFEKDSVINQNKYNRKLEKVEIATEEHILLGREEDRKKISMAEIPLTEEDIINQKSLGNNG
- a CDS encoding NADH-quinone oxidoreductase subunit J encodes the protein MIHIPDFANATTIQIIFCVLAFITLITAFLTIFSKNPIHSAIYLVICFFSIAGHYLLLNAQFLAIVHIIVYSGAIMILFLFTIMLMNLNEQKEVHRPRITRLGAIVSFCLICLVLITIFINSKPIVGEYTSTGEDYQSIKVLGKILLNEYMVPFEFASILLLVAMIGTVLLSKKEKLEK
- a CDS encoding NuoI/complex I 23 kDa subunit family protein, coding for MSIESISLSGRKKQVSNKEMTFWERMYLVAIVKGLIITIQHLFTRKVTIQYPEQVREMSPVYRGQHQLKRDEQGRENCTACGLCALSCPAEAITMTAEERRADEKHLYREEKYASIYEINMLRCIFCGLCEEACPKDAIYLTTSKVLVPSSYEREDFIFGKDKLVMPLDIAMKNAQLKNAN
- the nuoF gene encoding NADH-quinone oxidoreductase subunit NuoF, with the protein product MSQKILLDKINIPGIKTYEVYRQNGGYASVEKALKTLTPDEVVEEVKTSGLRGRGGAGFPAGMKWSFIDKKSGKPRHLVCNADESEPGTFKDRYLMEFIPHLLIEGMITSSYALGANLSYIYIRGEYMWVYKILERAINEAKAAGFLGKNILGSGYDLELYVHCGAGAYICGEETALIESLEGKRGNPRIKPPFPAISGLWANPTVVNNVETIAAVPWIVNNSGAEYAKIGIGRSTGTKLISASGHIKNPGVYEIELGLSVYEFMNSDEYLGGMSSDRPLKAFVPGGSSVPVLPAHLIYKTANGEDRLMSYESLSDGGFATGSMLGSGGFIVYNDTSCIVRNTWNFSRFYHHESCGQCSPCREGTGWMEKVLHRIENGHGREEDIDLLLSIQSKIEGNTICPLGDAAAWPVAAAIRHFRDEFEYHIRFPEKIKNRDHFVAEPFEKVKHLVSKVIV
- the nuoK gene encoding NADH-quinone oxidoreductase subunit NuoK produces the protein MNNILNQIGIENYIFLSVILFCIGVFGVLYRRNAIIVFMSIEIMLNAVNLLFVAFSTYHQDAQGQVFVFFSMAVAAAEVAVGLAILVSIFRNLGSITIDNLKNLKG
- a CDS encoding ORF6N domain-containing protein: MNKIIIPNEVITNKIYFIREQKVMLDKDIAELYGVETKRVNEQIKRNISRFPENFMFQLTENEFQNLKSQIATSSWGGTRKLPYVFTEHGVLQLANVVKSERATQMSIKIIEIFVSLREFLNDNLSTKLEIEEIKKKLINHDKNIELVFNYVDELIEKQDSKVERIKIGYKN
- a CDS encoding complex I 24 kDa subunit family protein, yielding MERTYHKQEINITEALMSRINELISHYPEDKRKSALLPVLHEVQDAHENWLSIELMDKVAEIIQIKPIEVYEVVSFYTMYNQRPIGKYMFEFCQTSPCCLNGVEDLMVYTCEKLGVKVGEPTPDGLFEVRGVECLGACGYAPMMQLGDFYKEHLTAAKIDQLIEDCKNDTILLHDK